A section of the Candidatus Moraniibacteriota bacterium genome encodes:
- a CDS encoding DNA recombination protein RmuC, translating to MEVSSIIAIGIALLAGGAVVWAVIAFQNRFRALDEKRSALEHQVTDLGQGMRQDMHQFSATLSQQFHNMQTTLDKRLNDNTERLDKRLNDAGRQFLDVRERLAEMGKTNEQILEVTKDVASLQDILKAPKIRGGFGEAMLGDILSQMLPADCYTLQHMFKTGETVDALITLRGGSISVDSKFPLENFKRVISIEGENDRAAARRQFIADVKKHVDAIAAKYILPSEGTLDWALMYIPAENVYYEIIIKDDDHQGLYEYFNKRRVIPVSPNSFYAYLKTIMFGLQGMQIEKRAKEMFVQLERLGQDFGKFSEEFELVGKHIGNANKKYEDAEKRLMRLGDQMERTRLAAPDEERVAAAPAELPRDV from the coding sequence ATGGAGGTATCCTCGATTATCGCTATTGGCATCGCACTCCTCGCTGGAGGGGCGGTGGTGTGGGCTGTGATTGCTTTTCAGAACCGCTTTCGTGCCTTGGATGAGAAGCGCTCAGCACTCGAGCATCAGGTGACTGATCTCGGCCAGGGGATGCGTCAGGACATGCACCAATTTTCCGCCACGCTCTCTCAGCAGTTTCACAATATGCAGACGACCTTGGACAAGCGTCTGAACGACAACACCGAGCGCCTCGACAAGCGGCTCAATGATGCGGGCCGGCAGTTTCTCGATGTCCGTGAGCGGCTCGCAGAAATGGGCAAGACGAATGAGCAGATCCTTGAGGTGACCAAAGATGTGGCCTCGCTGCAGGATATCCTGAAAGCGCCCAAGATTCGCGGTGGTTTCGGTGAAGCGATGCTCGGCGATATCCTCTCTCAGATGCTTCCAGCCGACTGCTACACGCTCCAGCACATGTTCAAGACCGGCGAGACCGTCGATGCCCTCATCACCCTCCGGGGCGGGAGTATCAGCGTGGATTCGAAGTTCCCACTCGAGAACTTCAAACGAGTGATCTCCATCGAGGGCGAAAATGATCGGGCGGCCGCGCGCAGGCAATTCATCGCCGATGTGAAGAAGCATGTTGACGCCATCGCCGCCAAATACATTCTTCCGAGCGAGGGGACACTGGATTGGGCGCTCATGTATATCCCGGCCGAGAATGTGTATTACGAGATCATCATCAAAGACGATGACCATCAGGGGCTGTATGAGTATTTCAACAAGCGGCGAGTGATCCCTGTTTCACCCAATTCGTTCTATGCCTATCTGAAGACCATCATGTTCGGGCTCCAGGGGATGCAGATCGAGAAGCGGGCAAAGGAAATGTTCGTCCAATTGGAGCGGCTCGGCCAAGATTTTGGGAAATTCAGTGAGGAATTCGAGCTCGTTGGCAAGCATATAGGTAATGCCAATAAGAAGTATGAGGATGCGGAAAAGCGTCTGATGCGGCTGGGTGACCAGATGGAACGGACGCGTCTCGCGGCACCTGACGAGGAACGCGTAGCGGCCGCCCCGGCGGAATTACCGAGAGACGTATGA
- a CDS encoding AAA family ATPase, whose amino-acid sequence MKIIIINGPCGVGKSSIAERLHKSRHHSFLLDIDSLRRLFSEYQEKRDESRMASLELAESMVSTCLDMGYDVIIDKMQFDIEVLDAYYEIAGEKGAEVKEIILWASKAVVMERAHARGWKEGGLLTPEKCEAFWHQIEDMKGKRPNAVIIDTSLISLEETYLLVEKAV is encoded by the coding sequence ATGAAAATCATTATTATCAATGGGCCGTGTGGTGTGGGAAAAAGTTCCATAGCTGAGAGGCTTCATAAGAGTCGGCACCACTCATTTTTATTGGACATAGATAGTTTGAGGAGACTTTTTAGTGAGTATCAAGAGAAACGAGATGAAAGCAGGATGGCAAGTCTTGAACTTGCCGAAAGTATGGTGAGCACCTGTTTGGATATGGGGTACGATGTGATTATTGATAAGATGCAGTTTGATATTGAGGTGCTGGATGCGTATTATGAAATAGCAGGGGAAAAAGGAGCAGAAGTGAAGGAGATTATCCTATGGGCATCCAAAGCTGTTGTGATGGAGCGAGCTCATGCCCGCGGATGGAAAGAAGGAGGCTTACTCACTCCCGAAAAATGTGAGGCTTTCTGGCATCAGATTGAAGACATGAAAGGTAAAAGACCGAACGCGGTTATTATAGATACCTCCCTCATTTCTCTTGAGGAGACTTATTTATTAGTAGAAAAAGCTGTATGA
- a CDS encoding alpha/beta hydrolase — translation MKNAIILHGTGTKKDEFWFPYLKNELEKLGYDVWLPQLPNDEHPNRMDWLPFILSNGTFTEETVLIGHSAGAQVILSVLEKIDVKIKKAILVSGYAKLLRESAEGENEEEPHWDVIRPHAKEFIFINSDNDPWGCDDTQGKIMADNLGGKLIVRHDGHMGSTTYNQPYKEFPLLVELIKS, via the coding sequence ATGAAAAACGCTATCATTCTTCATGGGACGGGAACAAAAAAAGATGAATTTTGGTTTCCCTATCTGAAAAACGAATTGGAAAAATTGGGATATGATGTCTGGCTCCCACAACTACCAAACGACGAGCATCCGAACCGGATGGACTGGTTACCCTTTATTCTTTCCAATGGTACCTTTACCGAAGAAACGGTTTTGATTGGTCATTCGGCTGGAGCTCAGGTGATTCTCAGTGTCCTTGAAAAAATCGATGTTAAAATCAAGAAAGCTATCCTTGTCTCAGGGTATGCGAAATTACTGAGAGAGAGTGCAGAAGGCGAGAATGAAGAAGAGCCACATTGGGATGTTATCCGACCTCATGCCAAGGAATTTATTTTTATCAATTCAGATAATGATCCGTGGGGCTGTGATGATACACAAGGAAAGATAATGGCTGACAACCTTGGAGGCAAACTCATCGTTCGTCACGACGGTCATATGGGATCAACGACCTATAATCAACCGTACAAGGAATTCCCGCTCTTAGTCGAATTGATCAAAAGCTAA
- a CDS encoding phosphotransferase produces MSEFQPILDNLAKEYGFTQLSFVREPEKGISTKNLIVEDKSGNTYFIKKHKRADLLKIENSERSASFVKDHSDVPVVLPIKNKKGELHTDVDGEFYSIFPYIAHAEYHSSEAERIAFTYHLGEMLGKIHAVSRTTAVPESIKRISAWVSDSKEESLSKFEKMQKEINEKEVKDEYDNKALAFIELKTNLLQKRTFVEQEKELTICHGDYHTANLLFNEAGVIIGVCDWDISGMENPYNEFIRSFNMCVVRRGFDHLEDKRDVANAFLRGYTSTCGFTFELGELEYAIEAWYQKLLTLTWPLSDHYYLEHFKTDPSLDSEFNKVVFLRDRRGELLALISKSL; encoded by the coding sequence ATGTCCGAGTTTCAGCCTATTCTAGATAATCTTGCGAAAGAGTATGGTTTCACCCAACTTAGTTTTGTGCGTGAGCCTGAAAAAGGAATCAGTACTAAAAATCTTATTGTTGAAGACAAAAGTGGAAATACATATTTTATTAAGAAGCATAAAAGAGCAGATTTACTCAAGATCGAAAATTCTGAAAGGTCGGCAAGCTTTGTCAAAGATCACTCAGATGTCCCCGTCGTTCTTCCAATAAAGAATAAAAAAGGAGAACTACATACGGATGTTGACGGCGAGTTTTACTCCATCTTTCCCTATATTGCTCATGCAGAGTATCACTCTTCTGAAGCTGAACGGATAGCATTCACGTATCACTTAGGAGAGATGTTGGGTAAAATCCACGCCGTGTCTCGTACTACTGCAGTTCCTGAATCTATCAAACGTATTTCGGCTTGGGTTTCAGATAGTAAGGAGGAAAGTCTGTCCAAATTTGAAAAGATGCAGAAGGAAATCAACGAGAAGGAAGTAAAAGACGAATACGACAACAAGGCCCTAGCTTTTATTGAACTGAAAACCAATCTTCTACAAAAACGTACTTTCGTTGAACAAGAGAAAGAGTTGACGATTTGTCACGGAGACTACCATACCGCTAACCTTCTTTTTAATGAGGCTGGAGTGATTATTGGAGTGTGTGATTGGGATATAAGCGGAATGGAAAACCCCTATAATGAGTTTATCCGATCATTTAATATGTGTGTGGTCAGAAGGGGCTTTGATCATTTAGAGGACAAGAGAGATGTGGCGAATGCTTTTTTGAGAGGGTATACGAGCACCTGTGGTTTTACTTTTGAGTTAGGGGAACTAGAGTATGCAATAGAAGCCTGGTATCAAAAACTTCTTACATTGACCTGGCCTCTTTCTGATCATTATTATCTCGAGCATTTCAAAACTGACCCTTCACTTGATTCAGAGTTCAACAAAGTCGTCTTTCTTCGAGATAGGAGAGGAGAACTCTTGGCACTTATTTCTAAAAGCTTATAA
- a CDS encoding cytochrome c biogenesis protein DipZ, which produces MTILIIFAFLSGVVTIFAPCIWPILPIVLSAGATGGERKPLGIVTGLAVSFMLATLALAFVVQVIPFDPEVLRLFAVLVIALLGLTLIVPALGARLEGVVSRFASIGGRFTKNSGTGFWSGFITGFALGLVWSPCAGPILATIATLAATQAVSFQVVLVTLAFVLGVSLPLFVLAVLGKKVLTKTRALAPYTKRIQQSFGLIMILAAGAIYTGYDKILQTKLLDTFPSYESFLNGLEKNDTVKQKLDELKSVDRESSLLKKEETKSNMKSNLPQYGQAPEFVGIEKWLNTDSALTMEGLRGKVVLIDFWTYSCINCIRTLPYVTGWYEKYKDQGFVVIGVHTPEFAFEKKTTNVVDALARYGINYPVAQDNNYGTWQAYNNRYWPAHYLIDTEGRIREYHFGEGNYKETEQAIQSLLEEAGRKASTDTLGIVADTPGRGQTPETYLGSSRMERFLSPERVTGEAQIFTAPATLKQDYFAYTGIWKVESERAIAGSDTMLTLRFKGKKVFLVLAPPDNASSASVKVFLDQNPITKELSGKDVIDGKVLVDTERLYELFDGKGVSGEHMLRLEFETPGTAVYAFTFS; this is translated from the coding sequence ATGACCATTCTCATCATATTTGCATTTCTTTCTGGGGTAGTGACGATTTTTGCGCCGTGTATTTGGCCGATTCTCCCTATTGTGTTGTCAGCGGGGGCGACTGGTGGTGAGCGGAAGCCCCTTGGTATCGTAACAGGTTTGGCGGTGAGCTTTATGCTGGCAACGCTCGCCCTTGCTTTTGTCGTTCAAGTCATCCCGTTCGATCCTGAGGTTTTGCGCCTGTTTGCTGTCTTGGTGATAGCTCTTTTGGGATTGACTCTTATCGTTCCAGCTTTGGGAGCGCGACTGGAGGGAGTGGTGAGTCGGTTTGCTTCTATCGGCGGACGGTTTACGAAAAATTCCGGCACAGGTTTTTGGAGCGGTTTCATTACGGGCTTTGCCTTGGGTCTCGTGTGGTCGCCTTGTGCTGGGCCAATTCTGGCGACGATCGCCACTCTGGCCGCGACTCAGGCCGTCAGCTTCCAGGTGGTGCTCGTAACATTGGCGTTTGTGCTCGGCGTATCGCTCCCACTCTTTGTCCTGGCTGTTTTAGGGAAAAAGGTACTGACCAAGACCAGGGCACTGGCACCCTATACCAAACGCATCCAGCAGTCATTTGGTCTGATTATGATTTTGGCGGCTGGAGCAATTTACACCGGGTATGACAAGATACTTCAAACGAAGCTGTTGGATACATTTCCGAGTTATGAGAGTTTTTTAAACGGGCTCGAGAAAAATGATACGGTGAAACAGAAACTTGATGAATTGAAGAGCGTTGATAGAGAAAGTTCACTTCTTAAGAAAGAGGAGACTAAATCAAATATGAAAAGCAATCTCCCTCAATATGGGCAAGCACCAGAATTCGTGGGCATAGAGAAATGGCTCAATACTGACTCAGCACTGACCATGGAGGGATTGCGTGGCAAAGTTGTACTTATAGATTTCTGGACCTATAGCTGTATCAATTGTATCCGGACACTTCCCTATGTGACTGGCTGGTATGAGAAGTACAAAGACCAGGGGTTTGTGGTGATTGGGGTGCACACGCCAGAATTTGCATTTGAGAAAAAGACAACGAACGTTGTTGATGCCCTGGCACGGTACGGGATCAATTATCCTGTGGCTCAGGACAACAATTATGGCACATGGCAAGCCTACAACAATCGCTATTGGCCGGCGCATTATTTGATTGATACAGAAGGGAGGATACGCGAATATCATTTCGGGGAAGGGAATTATAAAGAAACGGAACAGGCTATTCAGAGTCTTCTTGAAGAAGCAGGAAGAAAAGCGAGTACCGATACTCTGGGAATTGTGGCGGATACTCCTGGGAGAGGCCAGACCCCGGAAACATACCTTGGGAGTTCACGTATGGAGCGGTTTCTATCACCCGAACGAGTGACCGGAGAAGCGCAGATATTTACTGCGCCAGCTACACTGAAACAAGATTATTTTGCTTACACTGGAATCTGGAAAGTCGAATCGGAAAGAGCGATCGCTGGAAGTGATACGATGCTCACTCTTCGTTTCAAAGGGAAGAAGGTTTTTCTGGTTCTGGCTCCACCAGATAATGCTTCGTCGGCGAGCGTAAAAGTTTTTCTGGATCAGAATCCGATTACGAAGGAACTGTCGGGTAAAGATGTTATTGATGGAAAGGTATTAGTCGATACAGAGAGGCTCTACGAGCTCTTTGACGGGAAAGGGGTGTCTGGAGAGCATATGCTTCGCTTAGAATTCGAAACGCCAGGGACAGCGGTGTATGCGTTTACCTTCTCTTGA
- a CDS encoding thioredoxin family protein, with protein MNKMIVGALALGVVVVLGGWWYTSNQQAMKDKAMMEEKAMAEKVAMEKKEEVMKQPEAMMEKKAETMVKEDAMMKQDNAMMVKGGQYVSYDASKIAFAKDGKVVLFFRASWCPTCRALDANIKANLSQIPQNTLVLDVDYDKYTDLKKQYGVTYQHTLVQVDAMGKMIAKWSGSEGLSELLTQVK; from the coding sequence ATGAATAAAATGATAGTGGGAGCCCTTGCGCTTGGAGTGGTTGTTGTTCTTGGTGGTTGGTGGTACACATCTAACCAGCAGGCCATGAAAGACAAAGCCATGATGGAAGAAAAAGCCATGGCTGAAAAAGTGGCGATGGAGAAAAAAGAAGAGGTCATGAAGCAACCTGAGGCCATGATGGAAAAGAAAGCAGAAACAATGGTCAAAGAAGATGCCATGATGAAACAGGACAACGCGATGATGGTCAAAGGGGGGCAGTATGTCTCATACGACGCATCAAAGATTGCTTTTGCCAAAGATGGCAAGGTAGTGCTTTTTTTCCGCGCTTCCTGGTGTCCGACGTGCCGTGCTCTAGATGCTAATATCAAAGCCAATCTTAGTCAGATCCCACAGAACACACTGGTTCTTGATGTGGATTATGACAAGTACACTGACCTCAAGAAGCAGTATGGCGTCACCTACCAGCATACATTGGTGCAGGTGGATGCGATGGGAAAAATGATTGCTAAATGGTCTGGGAGTGAAGGGTTGAGCGAACTGCTTACTCAGGTGAAATAG
- a CDS encoding helix-turn-helix transcriptional regulator, which yields MQEIIENSIENLRKLRGLTQEELALAVNVTRQTIIALEKGNYTPSVLLAMKIAQFFCVPVEKIFTIKKS from the coding sequence ATGCAGGAAATAATTGAAAATAGTATAGAAAACTTGCGGAAACTACGGGGGCTGACGCAAGAAGAGTTGGCTCTGGCCGTAAACGTTACACGGCAGACTATTATTGCGCTTGAGAAAGGAAATTATACCCCCTCTGTTTTACTGGCGATGAAAATCGCTCAGTTTTTTTGTGTTCCAGTGGAGAAAATATTCACCATTAAAAAGTCATGA